A single Lactuca sativa cultivar Salinas chromosome 8, Lsat_Salinas_v11, whole genome shotgun sequence DNA region contains:
- the LOC111919798 gene encoding ras-related protein RABD2c-like codes for MPCNNYLFKLLLIGDLVVGKSCLLLRFDDNSYLDSYISTIGVEFKIRTVDQDGNTIKLQIWDTTGQERFMTITSSYYCGPMTLSYIVYYLTNLESLNNLKQWLSEIDRRASENVNKLLVGDKCDLSESRFVCFDTAKQTNLEG; via the exons ATGCCTTGCAACAATTATTTATTCAAGCTTTTGCTGATCGGAGATTTAGTAGTTGGCAAATCATGTCTTCTGCTCAGATTTG ATGATAACTCATATCTTGACAGTTATATAAGCACAATCGGTGTCGAATTT AAAATTCGTACTGTGGATCAAGATGGAAATACAATTAAGCTTCAA atttgGGACACTACTGGACAAGAAAGGTTCATGACCATTACTAGCAGCTACTATTGTGGGCCCATGACATTATCGTAT ATAGTGTATTATCTTACTAACCTAGAAAGTTTAAACAATTTGAAACAATGGTTGAGTGAAATTGATCGTCGTGCAAGTGAAAATGTAAACAAACTTCTAGTTGGTGACAAATGTGATCTTTCTGAAAGTAGATTTGTTTGCTTTGATACTGCAAAGCAAACAAATCTAGAAGGG